The following coding sequences lie in one Schistosoma mansoni, WGS project CABG00000000 data, supercontig 0097, strain Puerto Rico, whole genome shotgun sequence genomic window:
- a CDS encoding heterogeneous nuclear ribonucleoprotein,putative yields the protein MVDESKGQHQVDSANGLSENSPNPLSPLDCDEKPTNGADDSVTDENDDDSRKLFVGGLSWETNENDLKEYFSRWGKVTQCIIKLDRFTGNSRGFGFVTLESEDCVSKVLSVPEHWLKNKKIDPKKAKPSREPLKKIFVGGIDPEVTEDQIREYFSSFGKVESLDLPYDTQKGKRKHYIFVSFSTEAAAKKAISKERQDIFGRQCDVRVAVTRDQANRQKVALKQWYNWLDPNFSYPGYAYGDFANAYPGFDPFTYNYYGYDYYGNAAAAAAATGYGAYSNLAANQFCGVINPNKVNQSIRTPAAAPGAATRMIGSGTTGTIGTNPHQTQSHTHLNYTNLLTSQLDPHHTTMSAGLDFSVAHPQPGQGMVAGSGATRFSHPQ from the exons ATGGTTGATGAGTCCAAAGGACAACATCAAGTTGACAGTGCTAATGGATTAAGTGAAAATTCCCCCAATCCCCTCTCACCTCTCGATTGTGACGAGAAACCTACCAATGGGGCCGATGATTCAGTAACAGACGAGAACGACGACGATAGCag GAAACTGTTTGTCGGTGGTCTAAGCTGGGAAACAAATGAAA ATGATTTAAAGGAATATTTCTCTCGCTGGGGAAAAGTTACTCAGTGCATCATAAAACTGGATAGGTTTACAGGAAATTCAAGGGGATTTGGTTTTGTTACTTTGGAAAGTGAAGACTGTGTCTCGAAG GTTCTCAGTGTCCCTGAGCACTGGTTAAAGAATAAGAAAATTGACCCTAAAAAAGCGAAACCTTCTCGAGAACCCTTGAAGAAGATTTTCGTTGGTGGTATTGATCCCGAAGTAACGGAAGACCAAATACGGGAATACTTTAGCAGTTTTGGAAAG GTTGAGTCCTTAGACTTGCCTTATGACACTCAAAAAGggaaaagaaaacattacatATTCGTTAGTTTTTCTACCGAAGCGGCTGCTAAAAAAGCTATTTCAAAGGAGCGTCAAGATATTTTTGGTCGGCAG TGTGATGTTAGGGTGGCTGTTACACGAGATCAAGCCAACAGACAAAAAG taGCTTTGAAACAATGGTATAACTGGCTGGACCCCAACTTCTCTTATCCAGGATATGCTTATGGTGACTTCGCAAACGCCTACCCCGGCTTTGACCCTTTTACGTACAACTATTATGGATATGATTACTACGGAAACGCAGCAGCAGCTGCTGCTGCAACAGGTTATG GGGCATATTCCAATCTAGCTGCTAATCAGTTTTGTGGAGTAATTAATCCCAACAAAGTAAATCAAAGTATCCGTACTCCTGCTGCGGCACCAGGAGCTGCCACACGTATGATTGGTAGCGGCACGACTGGGACAATTGGTACGAACCCTCACCAAACCCAATCTCACACACATCTAAATTACACAAACTTACTTACTTCCCAGCTAGATCCACACCATACAACGATGTCCGCTGGCCTAGATTTCTCTGTAGCACATCCTCAACCCGGTCAAGGGATGGTTGCTGGATCAGGTGCTACCCGATTTTCTCATCCTCAGTAA
- a CDS encoding heterogeneous nuclear ribonucleoprotein,putative produces the protein MVDESKGQHQVDSANGLSENSPNPLSPLDCDEKPTNGADDSVTDENDDDSRKLFVGGLSWETNENDLKEYFSRWGKVTQCIIKLDRFTGNSRGFGFVTLESEDCVSKVLSVPEHWLKNKKIDPKKAKPSREPLKKIFVGGIDPEVTEDQIREYFSSFGKVESLDLPYDTQKGKRKHYIFVSFSTEAAAKKAISKERQDIFGRQCDVRVAVTRDQANRQKALKQWYNWLDPNFSYPGYAYGDFANAYPGFDPFTYNYYGYDYYGNAAAAAAATGYGAYSNLAANQFCGVINPNKVNQSIRTPAAAPGAATRMIGSGTTGTIGTNPHQTQSHTHLNYTNLLTSQLDPHHTTMSAGLDFSVAHPQPGQGMVAGSGATRFSHPQ, from the exons ATGGTTGATGAGTCCAAAGGACAACATCAAGTTGACAGTGCTAATGGATTAAGTGAAAATTCCCCCAATCCCCTCTCACCTCTCGATTGTGACGAGAAACCTACCAATGGGGCCGATGATTCAGTAACAGACGAGAACGACGACGATAGCag GAAACTGTTTGTCGGTGGTCTAAGCTGGGAAACAAATGAAA ATGATTTAAAGGAATATTTCTCTCGCTGGGGAAAAGTTACTCAGTGCATCATAAAACTGGATAGGTTTACAGGAAATTCAAGGGGATTTGGTTTTGTTACTTTGGAAAGTGAAGACTGTGTCTCGAAG GTTCTCAGTGTCCCTGAGCACTGGTTAAAGAATAAGAAAATTGACCCTAAAAAAGCGAAACCTTCTCGAGAACCCTTGAAGAAGATTTTCGTTGGTGGTATTGATCCCGAAGTAACGGAAGACCAAATACGGGAATACTTTAGCAGTTTTGGAAAG GTTGAGTCCTTAGACTTGCCTTATGACACTCAAAAAGggaaaagaaaacattacatATTCGTTAGTTTTTCTACCGAAGCGGCTGCTAAAAAAGCTATTTCAAAGGAGCGTCAAGATATTTTTGGTCGGCAG TGTGATGTTAGGGTGGCTGTTACACGAGATCAAGCCAACAGACAAAAAG CTTTGAAACAATGGTATAACTGGCTGGACCCCAACTTCTCTTATCCAGGATATGCTTATGGTGACTTCGCAAACGCCTACCCCGGCTTTGACCCTTTTACGTACAACTATTATGGATATGATTACTACGGAAACGCAGCAGCAGCTGCTGCTGCAACAGGTTATG GGGCATATTCCAATCTAGCTGCTAATCAGTTTTGTGGAGTAATTAATCCCAACAAAGTAAATCAAAGTATCCGTACTCCTGCTGCGGCACCAGGAGCTGCCACACGTATGATTGGTAGCGGCACGACTGGGACAATTGGTACGAACCCTCACCAAACCCAATCTCACACACATCTAAATTACACAAACTTACTTACTTCCCAGCTAGATCCACACCATACAACGATGTCCGCTGGCCTAGATTTCTCTGTAGCACATCCTCAACCCGGTCAAGGGATGGTTGCTGGATCAGGTGCTACCCGATTTTCTCATCCTCAGTAA
- a CDS encoding heterogeneous nuclear ribonucleoprotein,putative, with protein sequence MVDESKGQHQVDSANGLSENSPNPLSPLDCDEKPTNGADDSVTDENDDDSRKLFVGGLSWETNESKVSCLLFTISSDDLKEYFSRWGKVTQCIIKLDRFTGNSRGFGFVTLESEDCVSKVLSVPEHWLKNKKIDPKKAKPSREPLKKIFVGGIDPEVTEDQIREYFSSFGKVESLDLPYDTQKGKRKHYIFVSFSTEAAAKKAISKERQDIFGRQCDVRVAVTRDQANRQKALKQWYNWLDPNFSYPGYAYGDFANAYPGFDPFTYNYYGYDYYGNAAAAAAATGYGAYSNLAANQFCGVINPNKVNQSIRTPAAAPGAATRMIGSGTTGTIGTNPHQTQSHTHLNYTNLLTSQLDPHHTTMSAGLDFSVAHPQPGQGMVAGSGATRFSHPQ encoded by the exons ATGGTTGATGAGTCCAAAGGACAACATCAAGTTGACAGTGCTAATGGATTAAGTGAAAATTCCCCCAATCCCCTCTCACCTCTCGATTGTGACGAGAAACCTACCAATGGGGCCGATGATTCAGTAACAGACGAGAACGACGACGATAGCag GAAACTGTTTGTCGGTGGTCTAAGCTGGGAAACAAATGAAAGTAAAGTATCGTGTTTGCTATTTACTATCTCCTCAGATGATTTAAAGGAATATTTCTCTCGCTGGGGAAAAGTTACTCAGTGCATCATAAAACTGGATAGGTTTACAGGAAATTCAAGGGGATTTGGTTTTGTTACTTTGGAAAGTGAAGACTGTGTCTCGAAG GTTCTCAGTGTCCCTGAGCACTGGTTAAAGAATAAGAAAATTGACCCTAAAAAAGCGAAACCTTCTCGAGAACCCTTGAAGAAGATTTTCGTTGGTGGTATTGATCCCGAAGTAACGGAAGACCAAATACGGGAATACTTTAGCAGTTTTGGAAAG GTTGAGTCCTTAGACTTGCCTTATGACACTCAAAAAGggaaaagaaaacattacatATTCGTTAGTTTTTCTACCGAAGCGGCTGCTAAAAAAGCTATTTCAAAGGAGCGTCAAGATATTTTTGGTCGGCAG TGTGATGTTAGGGTGGCTGTTACACGAGATCAAGCCAACAGACAAAAAG CTTTGAAACAATGGTATAACTGGCTGGACCCCAACTTCTCTTATCCAGGATATGCTTATGGTGACTTCGCAAACGCCTACCCCGGCTTTGACCCTTTTACGTACAACTATTATGGATATGATTACTACGGAAACGCAGCAGCAGCTGCTGCTGCAACAGGTTATG GGGCATATTCCAATCTAGCTGCTAATCAGTTTTGTGGAGTAATTAATCCCAACAAAGTAAATCAAAGTATCCGTACTCCTGCTGCGGCACCAGGAGCTGCCACACGTATGATTGGTAGCGGCACGACTGGGACAATTGGTACGAACCCTCACCAAACCCAATCTCACACACATCTAAATTACACAAACTTACTTACTTCCCAGCTAGATCCACACCATACAACGATGTCCGCTGGCCTAGATTTCTCTGTAGCACATCCTCAACCCGGTCAAGGGATGGTTGCTGGATCAGGTGCTACCCGATTTTCTCATCCTCAGTAA